The genomic window TAGAACCTACAATGTGCCCAATGATCCTCTGTTTAACATGACCAAGTGAAAAAGTTTCACTTGCATCTTTGGATTTGTCTTAGTTGCTATCTTGGGTTGTCTTGACATTAAGCTTAATGTTGAGTCTACTTGCTCAAGCTTGGATAGCTTCTCTACCTTTATAGCATTAAGGATCATCTGCTCTTTTTTCTTGAAATCCTCATCCTTCAACTTATTCCCCTTTAACTATAATTCAGGATAGACCTTCCAACACTTCTTGGTATATCTATTGATTTTAAGttgatcataataatttttttgagttgCATTGATATGCTTCTTGCcctgttctttttttttgattttttgccaCCTTTCTTCAActtattattcttctttttttcccttgGCCGATTCTTCTCCTTGATCTCCATGGCTTTCATGCTAGCTTAGCCAATATCTTCAACTTGGAAGAACTTTAAGTTCTTTTAGTTGCTCTCGTAGAAGCCTCCAATATATTTCATAATAAATATATGATCATCGATGGAGCTCATGAGCGAGATAGTAAACCTGTAGAACTCGATGGTATAGTCTTGGATGAATTGATTATACTTCTACTATAAGTATCACCACTTGATCCATCGATCATCCTCATGGTGGTTGTTTGGATAGAATTGCTTCTTGATCAGGCTCTTGGATTTGCTCCACATTAAGTTAGAGATCTCATTCTTTCTCATATATGAATTCGATCAGGTAAGGGCATGGTTGGAAAGCTTGAGATGTGCAAGAACTACCTTTGGAAACTAGAGTATCTATAGATAGCAAAATAGATCTCTAATTGGTTTAGCTAGTTGTTTAGTTTCTCTGCATTGATGTCTTCATAGTATATAGGGATCTTGATTGGAGCTTCAATTTTGAAATGTTGAAAAGGATAATTCTGAGTACTTGCAGGTTGCTTATCCTCTTTATTAGAGGGTAGATCCTCAACTCCAAACAATAGAGACCACTTTATTGTAAGAGTTGTTGGTGTTTGCATCAAAGCTATCGTCAATCGAGATATGATCTCAGTAAGTTGAATAATCTTTTTCTGTAGTTGCATGAGACCTCTTCATCTTATCATCTATTGAGATAGACTTGGTAGCCATTTTTTCTTTGTTCTTTAATGTACTTCAAGCATGGATAGCCCTTCTTTCATCTCTTTGCATTTCTTATGTGTCTAGACCATAAAGCCTCTAGAGATGTAGAGGATCGAGGTTGataccaacttgatcaaatctagAAAAAGAAAAGTCTCCCTTAACCCGCTCAACTGaatctctaaaaaaaaatagaaaacatggAAAATTGCCAAAAGTGGGGTTTAAATCTCCTTTCATTTAATTGATTATTGATTCAAAAATCAAGATACAAAGCCCCTATTTATAGTAATGGCAAGTTCTACTCTTGTATAATTCGAGTCAGATTGTTCTTCTAGTTCGAATAGGACTATGACTATCTTTCCAAAAACAAATATGActagtaaaaataaatatgaaaaaaattaaaattctaaaaGAAATAGGTCTTTACTCCTACATCAACTTTGCCTCATATTTCTCTATCCAATTTTTCATAGATTGGAAGATATGTTTGGTCAAAATCTTTCTAAAAGAAAAAGACTTTGATTTGACCTACTCATTTTGGAAGgcaaatgatgaaaattttttgacctatttCAACTTTCTAGGGGGTTGGCATTACGTCATTGATGTCAAAAAATCATCTGATTTGAGAAAAAAAGATCACCTTAATCACCTGATCAAATATTTAATAAATCTCGACCTTTATTCAATTGCAGATTGTTTAATGGGAGAATAATTAATTTGGAGATAGATGACAAATGCTATACATATTACTAGGGCATGTTAAATTAGTTCCCACTTATCAATAACCTACCTCTACAAGTCTACTATTGTTATATGTTAGCAACGTGGTATATTATGGGGGATATGTAGACTATATCACATTATCGGATCTCTATTGAACCAATTGATTGTCTATTCATATAGAAGCTTTATGTTGTATTTTATTCTCTATCATTCTAGTGTCCTCGTATGACAATTGAGATATAATATATGGGCAAAATTCATAGTCATACAAAGTCATGACTACTTAGAAATCGAGATTAGGTCAAACTCCTTTAGATAAGATTAGTTCTTGCGATTACCTTGAAAAACATCATTTGTTAATTATAGTTACATTGCATTTACACCACATCCTAACCGGCCCATAGTAGAAGCCTAAAGACTAGTTAGATGATGGCCATGTAATATTGTCAGAGACCGGATAATTATGAGAAACTAGTCTTGATAATAAGTAGGCTAAGAGGGTCAGATTTAATTCAATAAAGCAAGTGTGGAAGCCACTAACTCGGAGATAGGGGTAGACTAGCTAAGATATCGGCACATAATCAAACTTCATGACAAACAATCATAGTAGATCATTCAAATCCCTTATAGGTACCTCACAAGATAGGCCGAGTTATGATTAGAAAAAGATTAGTGAAACTAAGTCGAATGATTGCTTAATGCTCAGACTGAGTTCTAGAGGCAGTAGGTACAGATCGATTATAAGTGTGACCTATCAAAAAGGGTAAATAGTGATTTAAGAAATTGATTGTGCCTTATATTAAGGAATGAAGCCTTAGaagcaagatgagagaggtggaaCCAGTTGCTAAAAAATTGAGTGTGAAAAGAGGAGATGAGTGTAAAACCAACTATAACGACCATCAAAAGAGAATAGATAGAGCAGTTGTTAGCAAGGATAGGTGTTGGATACTAGAATAAGACAACTATTGAATAGTTAAGGAGGATATTTGTAAGTATGAAATTGTAATCTTAAGAAAGGCAGATAGCCAATAATTGAATTAATTACTTGTTTCATTTATCAATTTATGTTTTGATCATCCTTAGTGTTTTCATTCCTATTTCATAGTCTATATCTTGTAAGTCTTAATCACCACTCTCTTCTCCGAGAAGATAGCAACTGAGTAATGTCAGTCTTCGAAGGTTAAGATGGTAGGACCTACTACCATCTATCCTTTTTCTGCTTTGAACACTGATAGCAAGCCCACATATATTTTCAGCTGGGTCCATTGACTTATTCTTCTTCCTATCCTGAGAGAAGACAGAAAAGAATGCCAACATTTtgtccaaatttatttttttcaaaatataagcAACTACTTGAGCCCCTAGTCTTCCATGTTTGACCATGTCTTTAGTCTAACATGATGATGGGTTCTATGCTGGGCATCTAGACTGTGCCTTGTATCCAAATCCAGTAAGCTACTATGCTTTCCAGGAAGAACATAGTCCGAAGTATCATTATCGATACTTGAGTTtagctaaaatttattaatatcttgAATATAGTAAGATATCCTTTCTTTTAGGTCAAGGGTCCATTTCAAGATGTGCAGCCTAGTTCGCGCCTTAATTCTTGACAATGATTTCTTAGATACATTGATCATTCAATATGATAGCACACTCAAGTATTAATGTGTGGTCACCACTTCTGTGGAAAAAGAACCTCAGGTAGCCATCATACACCTTGGTAGCTTTAAAGGTGAGAGTACTTAATAATATCAAATTTTTTCCATTTTAAACTTGCTGCCACTTGGATAAATTCCTTAGAGCGTTCATAGACCTTTTACTGTATCTAATGCCGATATGTGTCATATATCCTATACCATTTAGGTGATCATGTAAACGAACTATCTGTTGATTATTTCTAATGATGTTTGTAATTATATGCAAATAGCTTTTAGGTCATACCCTACTCTAAGACATGGCACACTACCGAACAAGTACCCATAGGTGAAAGCTTGAAGAAGAGTTGTATTTAGACATATTGATCTTCTGGCTTCATTCTTTGTTATGCTGTCCAAtcctttatatttagatctaaccaATAAAAGACCTGCTTTATTGTGGCAAAtaaagtagattatgaggtaaaACCAAATTCATCaatttaaagcaaaaaaattatttccttACTAAGCTCCAGTGTGCATTAATTATTTTGAGTTAAAATACATTGACAATCATCAAAAGTCCAGAAAACTTTGTTGGAATTTACTGTTGGAGAAATTTAAAGTAAATGGAGGATgtaaaccctttttttttttttttttttttttgaaaggttGAATAATACTTCCTTGCTTAAGTTACAATCAGAAGATTAGTTTGACAACTATTCAATGCGTACtctgtttttatttttcttaaacaaGAAACATAACTTGAGGAGGAGTAATAGAGTTTAATTACAAGTTCTGCTAGATCCTACATCATTTTTTTAAACTCAGTCAAGACTTGGTTTCAAGCTGAGGCAACATTCTTCCTCATCAGTTTTATTCTTACCCATCTGGCATTCATTCAGACAGTCACTTCCCTCATTTTTCTAACATTTGGCTTCCAAGTTTTGTCCTATCTCTACATAATTTCTAAATATCTTTCTAACGGATGACAAAAAGAAaggcaaaaaagaagaaaaaagtcaaGAAACAAGAGGATGGAGAACAAGATCAATGAGCTGACACAGAAACAAGGAGGCTTAGAAATGGAAGCAGAGAAGATCATGATGAAGAACATGCAAGTTAACAACTATCCTGTTGTACTTGCTACTCATGAGCAAGTTGTCATGGATCGCGCAATGTTTATGGATACACTTAAGCAGTTCCATTCAGCCATGGAAACTAGATTGTCGTATGCACTTCTTATCTTTGATTTCAATGTCTCATTACACATTATTTACTTGTAGTAACACCGATGACATacattattttctttatttttgtcttATTGATTGCTTTGGATAAAGGATTCCTATTTTAGGAGGCAAATGTCTTGACTTGCATCTCCTTTATGTACAAGTTACTCAAAATGGAGGAATTGAAAAGGTGATTGCTTTACTTTATCTTCATTTATCCTTAAATTTCATTGCACATTGATGCATAACCATTTAACTCATTTATTGGTTTTCATACATGACATAAAGGATGTTGGTTACCTATGCTAATAACACTAATAAGATCATTCTAACACCATATTTTCACTTGAcacaatataatattatttatttcatTATTTGTTTTGTTATCAATATGAATAGGTTGTTAAGGAGAAGGGGTGGAAGGATGTGATTGCTGCATTTGCCTTCCCAAAGACTACAACTAGTGCAGCATTTGTGCTTAAGAAGTGCTACCTGGAATTTCTATTCCACTATGAACAGGTCTACTTCTTCAGGAAGCAAGGCCCTTCTTCTTATTTGGGTGGGTTCATGGTTGCTACATATTTcttatccattttttttaaaaaaaatattttatttcaagaTATGCATTCATATGTGAAATTAATTTGCAGACtacttaaatataaaattttcgaAGACTAAGATCAACCGCACCAAATCTACCTCTAGCTCGGCAAAGACAACATCTAAAAGGAAAAGAAACAAGCCTGAGCAGAAAAATAAAGGTAATTTACTTTcttcatttatttaatttttcatccaTTCATAGTTGTAGATCACTCAATCTATATTTACTAGCTCATcaaagttctctctctctctctctc from Elaeis guineensis isolate ETL-2024a chromosome 4, EG11, whole genome shotgun sequence includes these protein-coding regions:
- the LOC105042579 gene encoding high mobility group B protein 9-like, with the protein product MENKINELTQKQGGLEMEAEKIMMKNMQVNNYPVVLATHEQVVMDRAMFMDTLKQFHSAMETRLSIPILGGKCLDLHLLYVQVTQNGGIEKVVKEKGWKDVIAAFAFPKTTTSAAFVLKKCYLEFLFHYEQVYFFRKQGPSSYLGGFMTT